The genomic window TAGGCAGTACTGGCGTACTTTTTTTTTGAATGCCATAAATAGGTTGTGATCCATAGTAACTGTTTCCGTTAATATAGCCTGTTTTTACACCTTGTGATGGTAGGTAAACATTTCCCCTAATTGCAGTATTGCCCACTACAGAAAGTGGGTTTTGTGTTTCTTGCAGAAACAAAGTTGGCGATTCTTCGGCGTCAATTAACGAGCCTATCAGTGCCGTTTTTATAAATATTTTTTTTCGGAATATGGTTTTGCTATGTGCTTTTTCAAAAATTCCCCAAAGTGATAAATGGGTTTGAAGCATTTGATTTTCTTTTTCTTCAAAATCAACGGTTAGGGTATCAGAACTGATATTTTCTTGTTGCAATAAATAGGCTATTCCAGTATCCGAAAGTTGAATATTTTCAATAGCCCCTTTTGATTGCTCTTTCATGTAAATAAAGGTATAGGCGTACAATATCATACCGCTTAAAAGCAAAGCAATCAATACCCCTATGAAAACGGTAAATTGCAAAGCTCCAGATTTAAGTTTCAAAAACAGTTTCACTCTGCCAGCATAATAAGATTCAGATTTCCTTTGTATTTTACATAAACAGACTCTTTGTCTCCGTCTTTCAAATAAACTTCATTTTCAGTATCTCCTTTTTTCATATAAAAATTATGACCGTCAATGACTAGTATATAAAGCTTACTTTTTTGTTTACTATCAGATATCATTCCCTTATACTGTATTACTGGCCAAATAAGTGTTTCTTTTGGTTTTACCAGCTTTTTAGTCCCATTAGCTTTAGCAGTTTTCGCAGTTGAAACAGCATACATTTTTCCAAGAAACGGATCTCTATAATCAACATTGATAGAGAAAGGTGTTCGCTCTTTTAATTTAAAAGGTTTTATGTTAAATTCCATTGGAGCAGTAGCCAAAGAATCGTCCGAAGCCGAAAAAGAAAAAAATTGATAAATCAGCATACCCCAAATAAACAAAACGATGGGAAGTAAAATGTAGATGCTCTTTTTGTTTTTCATGGTAGGTTTAATTTACCGTAAAACTAAAAACAGCACTTTTAGTACCGCTATTTCCTGCTTCGTCAAAAGATTTGGTGTACCAATAATAGGTACCCGAATCAAGGGTTGTTGAGAAAGGAGTAGCAGCTTCTTTTTTAAGTTTCGAGACCGTCAAGGCTGCATCGGTATAAATAAAAATACTATCTTTCTCTACACTCCCTGCAATGGGAGTTCTGCTCCATTGAAAACTGACATTGGTATTGGCAGTAGTGCTCGTATTGGCTGGACTCGATAAAACAGGGATATTAGGCACTGTCGTATCTACTAAAACCGACCTAGAGGAATATAAGGTTTGTTGCGTACCATTTGAAGCTCTTACTTTCCAAAAATAGTTACCTTCTGTAAAAGTATAATTCAAATTGGTAGTAGTAACAGTCTGATCCTTTACAATCGTATTGTTTCCGTCATAAATTTGAACTTGATAACCCGTTGCTCCGATAATAGCTCCCCACGAAAAATTTTGTACTGTTTTTTTGGTAATTAAATTATTTGCTGGAGTATTCAAAACCACAATATTGTTTTGAAAATCGGCATTGCTGACAACCGAAATCAATCTTGCTGCATAATTTGTGCTATAACCACTGTTGATAGCTCGAACTCTCCATTCATAATTTCCTATGGGAAGTTGTTGCGTAAAACTATTTTCTTTGATTTTAGTATCTATAATAATTTGCAGCGGATTAGCAAAATTAGGTGTGGCTATTTGCAATTGGTATTCTGTTGCATCGGCTACTGTTTCCCAAAAGAATGTAACTCCTGTAGAATAAAATTGGGCATTATTCATAGGAGCAACTAAAACCACTTCACGGTTTGAAATATCCTTCTCCATTAGAATTTCTTCACAGGAAATGAAAGTTAAGAAAAGAAGTCCGATAAGAAATTTATGTATCAAAGATGAATTCATTGAGTATATTTTTTTACTGAAAATAGATTTTTTTGAAGGATAGGTTGGAAAAAAGGATTACATATCAAATAAACTTTTCTCCTTTGACTTTGCATTGTTCTTTATTTTTGATTTTGTATTTCCTTTGCATTTATTGCTTCCTTCTGCCATATCAGCTATATACCATTGTCCACGATCTGTTTCTCCCCAGCAAAAAGAACTTAATCGATAAGCCACAACATTCAATGAATTCAAAAATAAAGTATCTGTTTTTTTTCCTAATTTATAAAGGGAAATGGCATATTTGCTGTTTTGATAATTGGTCAAATAAAAAGTATCCGCTTGCTTGATTTTATTAATTTCTTCTGGCGAAAAGGAGAATACTAAATTAGTTACCACTTCTGATTTTTGGGTGTTACTGATGAATTTAAAAACATCCTTGTTGTAATCAGCATTCAATTCATTGACAAATTGCACTACATCTAGCAATTTTACAGTGGCTAATTCAGGTTTTTTAGGCAAACTATCCACATAAGCTACTTTCAATTGATCTTGATTGTATTTGGCTTTAGCAGCATAAATTTTATGCATTTTTTTGTTGAAAGGTATAATCTCAATAGCAACCCGAATGTTATTCTCTAATTTAGGTAATGCTTTAACTTCAAATTCATTATTAGTTTTATACCCCATTTTAGATTGTCCAATACTTCCTAATTCTGGAGCAGTATCGGATACTTTATAAGTATTATTTTTAATTTGTATAGACTGGCAAGCTGATAAAACAACTAACAGGAGTACAATAAAGCTATTTTTCATTTATAATATAATTTGTAGTAAATGTAATTTTGTTTCTGATACTAAACAATGTAAAAATAAACATTTTGTCAAATAAATAGTATGTATTTTAAATTGATTTGTAGATTATCAACAAAATAAACACAAAATTAAGTGAAGCAGACATCATCCTACATAATTTAAACATCGTATTTCTTTATGGGTCATAACCTTTCTCGCATCTCTTGGGATACCAATGTCAAACATTACATTCGAAACGGCTTATACGACAATCTGCCGAATGCCCTAAAAGCCAAAATCCCAAAAACAAACAAGCACCGCTGGGAACTGGAAGAGGATAATAAATACATAGGATGCGAAATAGCCTCTTTTATCAAAGAAGAATTGGAATTAATCAAAAGAATCGGGGCATCCAGCAACAGCAAAAAAGTAATGGAAGCTTATTTCAAACTATCGGATACCTATCACGAAATTACAGGTAGTATCGAAGGAGTTATGAAACAAGTCGCATTACAAAAAGAGAAAATTGTCAATGCCATTGAAATTGCAAAAGAATTCGTCCCTATCGAATCGGCGTTAAAGGTTTTTAACATTTCGAGAGCCACTTATCACAACTATAAGACACTTGTTATTAACAAATGTGATACTTCTCATTTTTGTGGTGCACCAAGCAGTATCCGCACCAATTATTGAAAAAGGAAATTTTCCAAATCAAAAACTATATGAAAAATGAAGCCTATTCACATTGGTCTAAATCTTCCGTTTATTTATTGGCATTGCGCAACAAGGAAATCTCCTTTTGCTTGACCACTTTTTACAAATATGCCAAACTTTTGGGCTATTGCAAATCAAGACACATACAACCAAAAATAAAATATTCCTCGCTCACGAGTTATAAGCCCAATGAAATTTGGTGTGCCGATGTAACGATACTGAAGACAGCAGACAAAAAAAACATTACATTCATTTCTTGATGGATCATTATTCCAAAATGATTTTGGGGTATAGTGTTGAAAACAGTTCCAGTCCAAAAGCCATTAAAACCCTATTACAGCAAGCCTATTTAAAACACAAAAACGAAACTCCCATAACTTTGGTAACCGATGCCGGTGTGGAAAATGTAAACAATACCGTTCAAGAATTTTTAAACACTACAAATACAAACATAAAACACCTGATTGCCCAAAAAGACATTCCTTTTTCGAATTCCAGAATTGAGGCATTTAATAAAATTATCAAACACCAGTTTTTGTTGCCCCGAAATTCAGAAAACAGAAAACAACTTGAAACCGTTTTGGCAATAGACGTACAAACCTATAACACCATACGCCCTCAACTCTCTCTGAAAGGAAATACTCTAACCGAAACATTTTCAGGAAAACCGTTGGATATAAACCATTACAAAACCCATTTTGACAACCAAAAATCATTGAGGATAGCCCAAAACCAACAAAATAGATGCAATGGTTGTAAGTGATATTAAAAAAGCAAAACCTAATATTGGAATAAATCCAATATTAGGTTTTTGTTTTTTCATTCTTATATTTCGAATTGAACTATATTTTTACTTTACTGTAAAAGCCTCATTTTTAATTACAATTCCTTATATGGGACTGTTTTTAATAAAAGAATCGTGTTAGTAGCACGGAACAAAATCCCCAGTGATTGGAAGATACGAGCGTGATGAGATGAAGCCCTCTATTGATACCGCTAATAAACTTGCGGAGTTTCTCGAAGTTTCTTTGGATTATTTAACTGGCAATACAGATGTATTATTAGACACCAATACCCTAAACCGTATTTTAGAAGTGCAACAGTTGCCCGATGATGTAAAAGAAAAACTTTTCTATTTTATCGATATGACTGTTAGGGATTATAAAGCCAAAAAAGCGTATTCATAAAACTAAAAAACCACTTCGATTTTGAAGTGGTTTTTTTTCTTGTCTTGACTTGTTTTTGCATTGTTCTCGTTTATAGGCACAGTTTACAAAACTTCGCTATCCACACAAGTATGTTTACTTCATTTCTGCGCCATCTGTGTTTATTTTCTTACTAAAGTCAGTTAAATTAAAATAATCTTTATCGTATGGTTTTGTTTGTAAAATATTGTTTAAAAAATTCAAATTACTATTATCAAATCCAATTAACTCTTGAATAAAATCCAAATAATTAGATTTATAGGTTATTCTGTATAAAATTAAGCTTGCTAATAATTGTTCATTTTGATGATAAATAATGTTTTCAATAACATATTCTAATTTTTTTATTATTTCTTCAATATACAAAAACTTAATATTCATATTAATATACTCCAAACACGCTAAAACTAAACAATCTAAATCTTCTTTTTCAGTTATTAAAAAAGATAATATTTTTTCATAATTTAAATCAAGCCCAAAGTCTACGGCAAAATAAATTAAATCTGAAATAAAATCTTTGTTTTCAGATATTAAGTTTTCATTTATAAACTTTTCTATAAATAAAAAATCCTCTTTCTTAAAGTTTTTATACTCATTAAAAAAAATGTTTACTAATTCTTTTTCTTCGAGATTTAGAATAAACTCTATGTCTGACAGTGAAAATTTTATATTTTTTCTGCAATTTTCTTCAATAATTCTTACCGCCTTATCAAAAGGTAACTTATCAATATCAGTTAATTTATCATTTATCATTTTTTATCTTTACTTTGTCTTGAACTTCTTTGTCCTGTATTTTTTTCGTGCTTTTTTAATTTTTGTAAGTCAGAACTAGAGGCTGTGCCAGCAGCTTTTTTAGCTCGTATTGATTCTAATTCGTCATCTTGTAATTTCCCATTATTACTTCCTCTTTGACTCATTGAATCATAATGTCCAATAGTAGTTGAGGGAGTAGAAGAAGAATAACTATCTGTTGAATAATAAGTTATTATACCTGCTGCGATTATTGAAGCTACTCCATCTACAACCCATTTTTGCGGCATTAAATCAGTTGGATCAGGAGTTAGAATATCTATTTCAACAGCTGTTAATATTGTTGTAGCTACTGCAAGTGCCATTGGTTGAGATGCTTCTGCTTCTGTAATATTGCTGATTGGTGTAGAATTTCCTTGAGGACTATTAGAAGAAGAAATACTACCATCAGCATTATAGGTTAGGGTATAATTTCCCACATCATTTGAAACATTCTCTGTTGCTGTTGTTCCGCTATAATTTTGACCCTCTTTAAGTATTGAAGAAGCATTATCTTTAGTCAGGTTTTCATTATAGGTTTGATTCCCTTTAGCATCTGTGTACCAATCCATTCCTGTAGGGTCAGTTCTAACAATTGGATTTGAACCAACAAAATTATATGGAGTGTGTTGGTAATACGATTCTGCCATAG from Flavobacterium eburneipallidum includes these protein-coding regions:
- a CDS encoding helix-turn-helix domain-containing protein; translated protein: MIGRYERDEMKPSIDTANKLAEFLEVSLDYLTGNTDVLLDTNTLNRILEVQQLPDDVKEKLFYFIDMTVRDYKAKKAYS